The genome window AAACTGTTTGCGCGATCGCCCAAGCCGACATCTTCGAGCAATTGCTGCACCCGGTTTTTGCCGGTTTCATCGGCGCGATCATTCAGTTCCAGCGGCAAAAGCAGGTTTTCCGCGACGGTCAGTGTCGGGATCAAATTGAAAAACTGGAACACAAACCCGATGTTTCGCCGTCGGAACAGCGTGCGTTCCTGTTCATTTTGACGGGTGAGGTTGATGCCGTCGATGATAATTTCGCCGCTGTCCGGTAAATCGATGCCGCTAAGCAAGTTGAGCAAGGTGGATTTTCCCGAACCACTGCGTCCGAGCAACACGATAATTTCGCCGCGATGTATTCGTAAGTCCAGCGATTGCAACACCTTACGCGTTTGCTCGCCTTCCCGGAACGATTTGGAAAGTTTGTTTATCTGGATCAGCGATTGTGCGTTACTCATCAAACTTGCCTTTTTTGAAATTCAGCAAAGAATATACGAACAACCGCTGCCGATGTCACAAGATTTCGAAAAATGCGTTTTGGTGATGCCTATTGTTCTTCGCGTTTGTGCCAGTAGCGCATCAGTCCGGCGACGCTCATCCATGCGGGATTTGCGGCATCGTATTGCGCGAGATGCGCTTCGGTTGCGCCGATATTCAGCAATTCAGCATTGGTAAAATCCATGAACGATGGCGTTACATCCTGCGGCGATTCGCCCGCTTCCCAGTGCGGCTTGATCCAGTTTGCCCATTTCCAGATGCGCTCCTGCAACGCACTCAGGTGATTGTCGATATCGGTGATTTCGCCAAAATGAGTGAGCAGCAACCGTTTCACATCCAGCGTTTTGATCAGCGCGATAGATTTTTCCCAATCTTCCAGATGGATATCCGGCGGCGGGCAGGGCGGCTGCACCAGCACATTTTCGATGCACACACCTGCGACATCGCCGGTGAACAGCGTATCGCCAAGCTGCCAGGCGATGTGGTGAACCGCATGTCCGGGCGTGTACCAGGCAACAAATGTCTGATCGCCAACGGTAATTTTTTCACCGTGATCGACAACGCGGAGTTGCGCTTCGGGGATCGGTTGCAAATCGCCCCAGAGTCGATCCATATCATCGCCGTAAATGCGTTTGGCGGATGCATATAGTTTGGACGGGTCCTGCATGTGGCGATGCCCGAACGGGTGCAGATAAATTGTCGCACCTTCTTTTGCCATTGCCCAGGCTGCACCGGCGTGATCGAGGTGAATGTGGGTGATAAACACGTGGCGGATGTCACTCATTTTGTAGCCTTTCGACGCCACGGCTGTTTTTAATTGCGGGAAAGTGGAGTGCGGCCCGGTTTCCACCAGCACCGGTCCGGCGGATGTTTCCACCAGAAAAACGGCGATCGCATGCGGTTGTTCAACGTAATTCATGTCAAAAATGTGAATCATGTTTCGCTCCGGTTTTTGGGATTTCTGTATTTTCGAAAGGTAACCGGGAAACGGTTCAAATTCAATAGTTTTGAAATTCATCAATCGGGATTCAGCTTGAATAAGTTGCCGGAATTGGTTAGATTTTTGTCCCAAAACATTAAAATTGATGGAGAAAGAATGAGAAAATATTGGATAATCGGGTTGATTGCACTGTTGGGAGGAACCGTTATGGCGCAGAAAAAACCGCTGACGCTGGACGAGATTTTTGCGTCCGACCAGTTTGAGGGCAAAACTGTTGCCGATGTGCAGTGGCTGCCGGATGACAAAGCGTTTACGTTCACGCGGGTGAACAACGCCACCGGCGAAGTGGACGTTTATCGCCACACCGTTAGCAGCGGCAAAGAGGAACTGGTGCTCGACGGCGCATCGCTGCAACTTGACGGGCAAAAAGTGGCGATGAGCGCGTACCAGACCACCGGGATGCAAAATACGCTGCTCATCACCGGAACAACCAAACAAATCTGGCGGCATTCCTACACCGCGCCGTATTATTTGTATGATATCGGCAGCAAATCGCTGCGCCCGCTCGCCAAAGGCGAAGCCGGTTTGCAAAATGTGATGCTTTCGCCGGACGGCAAATGGGTCGCATACGCAAAAGATAACAATTTATATGTCGCAGATGTGGAAAGTGGTGAGTCCAAACAGCTCACTTTCGATGGCTCGTTTAATATTCTAAATGGCGTATTTGACTGGGTTTACGAAGAAGAATTCGGGCGTGCGGATGCCTATCGCTGGTCGCCGGATAGCAAACACATTGCGTTTTGGCGATTCGATCAAACCCGCGTAAAAACCTTTTATATGCTCGACGAAATGCCCCATTATAGCAAGCTGATCGAGTTGAAATACCCGAAAGTTGGCGAGCAAAACGCTATCGTGGACATTCACGTGGTGGATGTTGCCAACGGCAAATCCGTGAAAATGGACATCGGTGACAACGACGATATTTACATCCCGCGAATGGATTGGACGAACACCCAGAACGTGCTGTCTATCCAGCGATTGAACCGCAAACAGAATCATCTGGAATTGCTGTTCGCGGATGTCACCATCGGAAAAACCCGGCTCATTTTGGAAGATAAAAATGAAGCTTGGGTGGATGTCACTGACGATTTTATTTTTCTCGCGAAAAAAGACCAGCTCGTTTTCACCTCCGAAAAAGATGGCTGGCGACATATTTATTTGTCCGATTACAGTGGGAAAGAACTGGCGCAACTGACCAGCGGCAATTGGGAAGTCGGCAGCATCATCGGCGTGGATGAACGCGATAGCTGGGTGTATTTTTACGGCAAAAAAGAGTCGCCGGCGCACAACGATATTTATCGAGTGAAGCTGAACGGCAAATCGCTGCAACGCGTTTCCACGTATCTGGATGGCTGGCACACCGCCAATTTCTCGCCGGATTACCGCCATTTTGTGGCGTTCGCATCCAACGTGCAAACGCCGACGCAGGTTTCGCTGCGCAAAGCGGATGGCAAAATGGTGCGCATGCTGGAGAAAAATGAGATCGCCGCGTTGGCGAATTACGACATCGTTTACCCGGAATATTTCAATATCACCACCAGCGATGGGGTGGAGTTGAGCGCAAATATGTTCAAGCCGTCCGATTTCGATCCGAACAAAAAATATCCCGTGATTGTTTACGGATACGGCGGCCCGGGTTCGCAAATGGTCATCAACCGCTGGGGATTTGGGAGCCGTTCGTATCATTTTCAGCAGCGGGTGCTTTGGCACAATTTGATGCTGCAAAAGGGTTACATCGTATTTACGGTGGATAATCGCGGCACCGGCGGACGTGGCAAAGCGTTCAAAAATCTGGCGTATGGCGATCTTTCGAAATGGTCGGTGAACGACCAGATTGAGGGTGCAAAATATCTCGCCGGATTGCCATATGTGGATGCGGATCGCATCGGTTTCTGGGGCTGGAGCGGCGGCGGTTATTTGACGATGTTGATGCTCACGCGCGGCGCGGATTATTTCAAAACCGGTGTGGCGGTGGCGTCTGTCAGCGATTTCCGCAATTACGACACGATCTGGACGGAACGTTACATGGGTTTGCTCAGCGAAAACAAGGCAGGCTATGATGCAGCAAATACAAATACTTACGCGGATATGCTCAAAGGCAATTTGCTGGTTGTACACGGTAGCGGCGATGATAATGTGCATCCCCAAAACACGCTGCAATTTGTGGATGAATTGATCGCCAAAAACAAACAGTTCGATTTGATGATTTACCCGAACCGCAACCATCGCATCAGCGGCGGCAATACCTACCGACATTTATTTACGATGATCACCAATTATTTTCTGGAAAATTTGTAAGACATGCAAAGGGGCGGCGAGTTGCTGCCCCTTTTTTTATCTCACCACAAAATCAAAATACGTATCGGGGAAGGGCTCGTCTTTCAGGGTGAAATGCCACCACTCTTTGGAATAATTGCGAAAGCCGTATTTTTCCATCAGCGATTTGAGGAGCAGGCGATTGGCGCGTTGCTGCCCGCCGATTTCCGGGTTGGCGGTGTGCGAGAGCGGATCGAAACAATCCCAGTTGGTGCCCATATCCAGCCCGTTGTCCGGGAAGCGCTGGCTTTTTCCTGCGCGACAATC of Calditrichia bacterium contains these proteins:
- a CDS encoding S9 family peptidase; its protein translation is MRKYWIIGLIALLGGTVMAQKKPLTLDEIFASDQFEGKTVADVQWLPDDKAFTFTRVNNATGEVDVYRHTVSSGKEELVLDGASLQLDGQKVAMSAYQTTGMQNTLLITGTTKQIWRHSYTAPYYLYDIGSKSLRPLAKGEAGLQNVMLSPDGKWVAYAKDNNLYVADVESGESKQLTFDGSFNILNGVFDWVYEEEFGRADAYRWSPDSKHIAFWRFDQTRVKTFYMLDEMPHYSKLIELKYPKVGEQNAIVDIHVVDVANGKSVKMDIGDNDDIYIPRMDWTNTQNVLSIQRLNRKQNHLELLFADVTIGKTRLILEDKNEAWVDVTDDFIFLAKKDQLVFTSEKDGWRHIYLSDYSGKELAQLTSGNWEVGSIIGVDERDSWVYFYGKKESPAHNDIYRVKLNGKSLQRVSTYLDGWHTANFSPDYRHFVAFASNVQTPTQVSLRKADGKMVRMLEKNEIAALANYDIVYPEYFNITTSDGVELSANMFKPSDFDPNKKYPVIVYGYGGPGSQMVINRWGFGSRSYHFQQRVLWHNLMLQKGYIVFTVDNRGTGGRGKAFKNLAYGDLSKWSVNDQIEGAKYLAGLPYVDADRIGFWGWSGGGYLTMLMLTRGADYFKTGVAVASVSDFRNYDTIWTERYMGLLSENKAGYDAANTNTYADMLKGNLLVVHGSGDDNVHPQNTLQFVDELIAKNKQFDLMIYPNRNHRISGGNTYRHLFTMITNYFLENL
- a CDS encoding ABC transporter ATP-binding protein, producing the protein MSNAQSLIQINKLSKSFREGEQTRKVLQSLDLRIHRGEIIVLLGRSGSGKSTLLNLLSGIDLPDSGEIIIDGINLTRQNEQERTLFRRRNIGFVFQFFNLIPTLTVAENLLLPLELNDRADETGKNRVQQLLEDVGLGDRANSFPDRLSGGEQQRVAIARALVHDPLLLLADEPTGNLDFETGKKIIDLLDKLVRQRGKNMVMATHSRDVIGLADRVFAVRNGQLIEQNEQKVLNINTN
- a CDS encoding MBL fold metallo-hydrolase; protein product: MIHIFDMNYVEQPHAIAVFLVETSAGPVLVETGPHSTFPQLKTAVASKGYKMSDIRHVFITHIHLDHAGAAWAMAKEGATIYLHPFGHRHMQDPSKLYASAKRIYGDDMDRLWGDLQPIPEAQLRVVDHGEKITVGDQTFVAWYTPGHAVHHIAWQLGDTLFTGDVAGVCIENVLVQPPCPPPDIHLEDWEKSIALIKTLDVKRLLLTHFGEITDIDNHLSALQERIWKWANWIKPHWEAGESPQDVTPSFMDFTNAELLNIGATEAHLAQYDAANPAWMSVAGLMRYWHKREEQ